The genomic region GCATATGGGCGGGTTTGCCTCTGATACAACTCCCATCATGGGCTTCAGTCATTTGCATGATTCAGGAACTGGAGGATCGCCATCGATGGGAAACTTCCCGCTCTTCCTTCACCCAAGTTGTCCGAATGTGACCGCATGCAAGTTCAGCAAAGGGACTCGTGATACGCATTATCTACCCGAGTCGGTTGCTGCGAGGGTTGGATACTTCTCGATCGATCTTGTGTCTGGTTTCCGTGCAGAGATTGCCGCTTCTGAACGGGCAGCTTTGTACAAATTCTCTTTCACCAATGCAACAGACCTTAACCCCCTCATCCTATCTGATGGCTCAGACTTGCCCGGATCAAATGGACCTCGAAGCTTGTGGGTCAATCCGGAGACTGGCCGAATCACTGCATCAGGACGATTCAATCCATCGTTTGGGCAGGGAACGTATATGACCTACATGTGTACCGACTTCAAGGGCGCCAAGGTTCAAGATATCGGAAGCTTCAACTACTCTACTGTGTTGCCTGGAGTCGCTGCAGCAGTCTCCGCGAACCAGTTCTACGCAGCTCGCTTGGGAGTGTTTACGCGATTCAAGGATGTCAAGCCGGAAGACCAGATCTATGCTCGAGTGGGACTCTCTTGGCTGAGTGTAGAGCGCGCATGTGAGAATGCTGAGCGCGAGATCAAGGATTGGAACTTCGACCGTTTGGTCAAGGAGTCAGAAAACGCATGGCGCAAGAAGCTTGCGCCGATCTCGTTGGACTCGACTGGTGTTGACAAGAGTCATCTGCGAAACTTCTGGAGTGGTGTCTATCGAGCCTTCATCAACCCGCAGGACTATACTGGGGAGAATCAGCTGTGGAATTCGACCGAGCCGTACTACGACAGCTGGTACTGCATTTGGGACACCTTTAGGGGTGTGCATCCGTTCTATATGCTGGTCGACACAAGATCGCAATCGCGCATGGTGCGTTCCTTGATCGATGTCTACAAACACCTCGGCTGGCTGCCTGATTGCCGAATGTCATTCTGTAAGGGCTTGACTCAGGGAGGATCGAATGCAGATGTCATCATTGTGGACTCGTACGTAAAGAAGCTGAAAGGTGTAAATTGGGATGATGCATACGCTGCAATTGTCAAGGACGCTGAAGAACAGCCAAAGAACTGGGACATTGAAGGACGAGGCGGCCTCGATAGCTGGAAGAAGCTCGGCTACATTCCTTACAAGGACTCCTCATCAGGTGGTCTTCGAACTCGGTCAGTATCGCGGACGTACGAGTATGCTTACAACGACTTCTGCATCGCCGAAATGGCGAACGCTACCAACCGACAGGACGACTACCAGAAGTACACTAACCGCGCAGACAACTGGAAGAACCTCATAGACTGGGACCTCGAATCGATGGGCTTCAAAGGCTTTCCCCAACCACGTCTAGCGAACAGCACCTTCGTCTTTCAGAACGCCACCCTCTGCTCCCACCTCAACAACTTCGACGGCTGCTACCTCAACCCCTCCGGGCACGAAACCTACGAAGGTAGCCCATGGCTTTACCTCTTTTACGTCCCTCACGACATGGCCGGCCTCGTCGAATCCCTCGGCGGCCGCGAAGCATATCTAGAACGACTGCACAAATTGCACAATAGCGGCGTCCTGTACATGGGTGATGAACAAGCCTTCTTAACCGCTTTCTTATACCACTACGGTGGCCGCCCTGGTCTCTCTGCGAAAGAGACTCACCGCTACATCCCCAGCATGTTCAACGATACTATCGAAGGCATTCCCGGCAACGACGACAGCGGCGCAATGGGGACATTTGTCTTCTTCAGCATGCTCGGGATCTTCCCCAACGCAGGACAATCAGTCTACTTCATTATTCCTCCTTTCTTCCCGAGTGTGAGTATTAAGAACCCGCAGACGGGAAAGACAGCGACTATACGGAATGTCAATTTCGACCCGACATATAAGAAGATGTATGTACAGAGTGCGAGGTTGAATGGGAGGGGATATAGGAAGAATTGGATTGATCATAGTTTCTTTTTGGATGGTGGGACGTTGGAATTGGTCCTCGGGGAGAGCGAGAGCGAGTGGGGAACGAGGGAAGAAGACTTGCCGCCTAGTATATCGACAGGATTGTTCTTAGGGTGATGACAGGACTGTGTAGTGTATTGTATGTTGTGCCCCTTTCAGAGGTGAACAGTCCGACGCGTAGTCTCCAAACGGCAGGTTGAAGCGAGGGTCATTTCTGCGTCATGAGCGGTGCGCACCTACTTCGAACACTGCCCAATACATGTTTCGGATGGCTTCTCGCCTGACAGCCTCTCAGCGACTGGTACGCGTGCAAAGACGTTCAGCCCACACGGTCTGGCACGATGCCTCGGCACCATGGTTGCGACCGACGTGAACTGGCGGCTACAGAGAGTAGTATCTATGCCGACTCCTCAGACACTATGTGGTCGCGAGCACTACGCTTTCCTGGTGACCTCGCCCTTGGGATCTCCATGTCAGACGGACGGCTACTCAGAAGCGATGTGGTCCAATCGGCGATGGACAGTGCTACTGTGATATCTCGGGGTCTTCGCGCTCATGCATCAGAAGCTCTCGACGTCTACAGCTGGCCCGTCGGCTGGCTCCAAGAAGCCTCTCCAGAACAAGAGCGAGCACGACAGTACTGTACTGTACAGCGGAACATCGACCACGGTCATGTCGGATCCTCGGGTACATCCTCTCCCGACCAGGATATAATGTGAATATACGCCGTCGGAGCGGCGTATATTCGTTCCGACACGCTTGCGTGATGGTGAGGATCCGACAGGAGCGTGGTCGATGTTAGCCCTTGGGTTTGACAACCACAACAGCCATCATTCTTGCCGCCGGTCCAAAACAGGCCCGGATGCCGGATGCCGGCGTGCTTCGATATCCCAGGTAGATCCTGGAAGTCGGACCAGCGCAGGATGTGGTCCAGAGTGCTCGGCCGGAGATGCTTCGACCACAATGAATACAAGTCGAGGCAAATCACCATGAGCGAGAAGCGTCTTTTAGACACCAGGACCATATTCACCACCGATCGCGGCACACAATCGGCCGCACGACGATGATCGTTTGCAATGCCTAGCTTGGCGTGCGCTTGCCTTTCTCCTCAACGACCAGGCGACGTAACGTGCAAGGTGCCCGGTAAAGTCAGCACACGACATGATCCGAATGCGAGGAAACAGCTTACTGTCCAAGTTGTCGGGCCTAGAAGCAATACTTGGCTGTCAGACATTTGAGGAGCATGACTGTCCGGTTTGACTGCGCTCCGACGTGTGCCTGTGCCTCCGGAGCGCGCGACCGGTCTCAACATACGCAACAAACACCGCGCAACACCTCCATGCGGTATGAAGCATGGCTCTCGAGATGTAATACAGTACTCGCGCTTGGTGCATTGTATCTGTCTGAGCCTCGCTGACGACTTGCCCTTCAGATAACATCATATCTGTGGCTCCGAGCCATCATCCCAGCAGGCTTCGTAACAATCAGGGACATGCCAGCCTCCCCACGTGAACCAGCGCCAAACTTTCTTTTCACAGCGGCCTCCATCTAATCGGAAGAATGCGGTCGATGAAACAGCATGCTCAGAGTTCCTGCAACGTTCTGGGTCACAACTCTACAAATCGGTCACACCACCCCTACTACGCACGAGAGCCAGCAGGCAGGAGGAGCCGGTAGTTGTCTCCCCTCATTCCTTCTCCCGCACACCATCATCCTCCGCTGCCACTGTCGGATATACTACTCAACTCGGTCTGATACACTGTCATAACGCCCGCGCAGACACTAGTGACACTACTATCCTGCTGTGTTATCATGGTCTTGCTACCAAGCTCACCAAGATTGACGCTACTGCTGCTGGCAACTGCGCTAAGACTGGTCGCTGCTCAGCAATGTTATTATCCGGATGGAACGGCTGCGATTGATGTGCCTTGCAACAGCTCTGCGCCTGCTTCAGCATGTTGCACCAGCTACGGGTTCTGCTTGTACGAAATCTTCTTGGGGGGACTCGCACCGAGAGCCAGCGTACTGACACTTGCACAGATCGAATGGCCTTTGCTTGGACAACGGCATCTTGTCGCGAGGTAGCTGCACCGATAAGAACTGGGACGACCCAGCATGTGCGCAGTACTGCAAGAATGGTCAGTAGGCTGTCTCTTTGCGATCGCGTCTTGAGCTGACTGGAGCAGACAACCCGAGTGGTGGCCAGTACCTGATGGCATGCTCCAACGAAAAATTCACCTGCGGCTTCTTTCCAGAAAATTGCGGTGTCAATTCGTCACTATTCGCCATTAGTAACGCGGGAAGCCTCATATTACGGTCCAGCCAGCTGACTTCGGCAATGGAAGCTGGCGGCATAGATCGTGACTTGTTGCAGCAAGCCAACGCGACCAATCCCACGGCCAACGCCACCCCCGCTGCACTACCTGTAGCCGACGGAGGCTACACGGTCGGTGCCATGGCAGGAGTTGGGGTCGGTGTCGGAGTTCCTCTCCTGATCGCTGTCGTGTTTCTCGCTTACATGGTGATGCGGGAGAGGCGGAAATACCGTGCAGTGAGCGACACTCTCAACACCATGCAAGCACAGATGAACCAACCCACCAGTAGCTGGTCAGCCTACACGGGTACCGCAGCTGCTCCTAAGCGAGTGAGTAGACCTGGAGCTGCAGAGCTACCCTCGAATGTCTTACAAGAGTTGGAGTCGCCGGTCGCGACTAGGGATAACATGGATGTCAAGCCATACGAGAACGACATGGCGAAGACTGGAGCCTTATAGTGCAGCCGCACGTGACGATCAGGCGTCAGCCGCAAAAATTTCAGGACCACGCCTTTCGACTTACAGTTCTCCATCGAGTCATTCCGAACCGCCCATCCTCTATCAATGTCCTGGCGACGCTCTTGCATGGTGAGGAGTTCGGTCAAAAGTGCTATGATTTTGTCAGTGGATCACACAGCCAGACAGGCTTTTGCATGGAATGGAGAGAGGACTCAGGCCACACTGAATGACCCAACTTGATCTGTAAAGACCCGGATGGCGTCGAATACACGACTGTGAAACCGGGATTGTGAGATCATTAGCAGCCAACTGGCTTGGCAACGAGCTACGACCGCTTGTCACCTATGACCTTATTGTCCTTCCTGCTTGTCTTCCTGCCGTCTTCCAAGATGATTCTCGTGTTGCTGAACGTGCCATAGCACAAAGGCATACACGACGTCACCCACAAAGCCGCCAACCCAGAGGAACAGGGCAAAGGGACTGACGAAGTAGCCATGAGCCTCCGGCCAACAGAACCAAGCCCAAGCATTACAATTCAGAGATTGATCCAAACATTCTGCAGGCCCTGCACAATGTCACTCAGTCTGATGTCAGCAAACGAGTGATCGCACTTACTTACCAGAAAGTCCAGTTCACACCCCCGGAGTGCTGCCTCACGACCAACTGACACAAACTCGCCGCACTCAGATAAACCTGCGCCACAGCCGCCGTCCAAACCCCCAACTCATTAGTACCAGGCCCAATCCTCCCCCTGTACGGCTTCCCTTCCTTCCTTCCCACCTCGTTCTCAGTCCACCACTTCGCAAACGTCCACTGCCCCAACGTCGCCACTCCAATCATAACGATCAATACCACACCCACATTCCTCGCAATCCAAGGACTCTGCTTCCATTCATACTTTCCAAACTTCACAACTCCATAAATCATCCCCAAATCGAAGACAAGCCAGAGGGTGAAGACGGATTGCTCTAGAGGCGATTCTGCTACGTAAACGGCGTAGACAAGTTCCCAGGCGAAGTTCTGGGCCAGGGCGAAGAGAGGCATGCCGTAGGATTTTGATTTCAGGGATTCGCGGACGTAGAGGGCGTAGCAGAGGGTCCAGAGCAGGCCGCCGAATTGGAGGAGGACGTAGCATGTTGGCTTGACGTGGGAAGGGACGTGGAGTGGGAGGATGTCGTTGGAGCCCATGGTGAGGGTAGTTCCTGTGGATGGAGGCAGCGGGAAGTGTGGACGACTACGTATATAGTGATGGGCTGTAGCGATTCGCGTGTTTTGATTCGAAGCCTGGGATTTAAAGTGGTACGAGGGAAAGTGAAGTGGGACTAGTGCAGCGGAAAGTGTCTTACTCAGCTGTGAAAGCCTCAGGCAGCAATGGCGACGATGATCTTTAGCCGCTGTTGATGCAATGTCATGGCGCGCTTCGAGATCTCGAAGAAGCAAACTTGCTATCCCAAGATTGGCGTGATCGTAGTGACTCTCAGAGTGTCGATGCGTTAGCTTTGCTGACCTCGCTCGATAGTCGAGGCTTGCAACAGGAGATCCTCCACTCACAGCCTAGACACAATGTTGCTGCAACAGCGACGACACCTGGTCGTCATATCATCTGCGTTATAATCTGCCACACTCGACGATCTGTTCGCCATCTCTCCCCGATCCAAGTGCGCCGTTACAGCAGGTAGTCTCTAGGTCCGCCAGCACGTTACCCTCGTAAATCTTTCTTGAAAACACGATGAGTGCTCGATGACCTTGGTAAGCATACTGATGGGTTCCTTTGCCATTCAATGGACTTTAGCTCAGTGCGGTGTCACAGTGCTACAGCTCCTTCAGCGCCTCCACGAAGTTTTCAAGCATATCTCTCTCCTTCAAGTCGCGGGCCGGCGAGCGAGCTTCCCACCAATGGTGAGCCATTTCACTCCTGTAGCGATCCAGCTGCTCCTTCGTCTTATGGAGCCCGTCAGTGCCAAGCTGAATGACTGGAAGCGGTTTGTCGTAGTTCTCGCGCCAGTGTTCTGCTCGCCACGACCAAAATACGAATGTGACATTTGCGATTGGCATGTTCCGCATGATGAAGACTGCGACGGACTCGAGTCCTGATTTACTATATCTCATGTCCAGAATAGATCCGTACATGACCTTTACGTCGCGAACCGCTGCGAGGTCCCGTGAGCTGATCTGTAGGCATGGCCTGGACAGCTTATCGTGGAAGACGCTGGTGTTGAATGTTGTGCCACGATGATAGCGGAGTGAGAGGAAGTTGATGGTGTAGTAGATCCCGCGTGCCTCGTTATAGATGGAATCGCAGGAGAGTAGTACACCGAGCGCTGCTGGTCGATGATACTGGTATGTTTCTGCTCGAATGAGCTTGGTATCTGCATCACGAGATGAGATCAACTCGATGGTGTCGAGTGCGAAAGGTATGCCATCCGGCTCATGGAGCGCATACTCGTATATTCTGTTGCGCAGTTCGCCAGCAAGGCGACCGAGTGGTGATGTGTCCATATGAAGCGCACAGTGATCGTGCGATGAATGTGATGTGGTGGTAAATGTTGTCATACACCAGTAGTTGAAATTGGTGTATCGAGCAACAGATTCTGTGTTTACGTAAAGTTGAAGTACTCGAGGCGCTCATGGCCGCACAGAAGTTTAGCGAGTGCACGGAGGTCAGCTCCACAAGATCAGCCGACGAGGCTGAAACGCGGGCATGTGGCAGCCAAGGCTCGCGACAAGTAACTCCCAATTCACAGCCCAGGCATATAGCCCTCTAAACGCGTGAGGAATCTATTAAGCTCGTCATAAGCTCTGTCAATGCATCCACAGTCCAGGCCCCACGCACGGTCTTCGATGCAATGCTCGGGAAATAGCCTGAAGTGCCCACGATAGACTTGGTGGCCGAGCTTTCGGACTTCTGTCCTTGCTTCTTCCAGATTTCTCAGATCAACTTCGATGCTTATCTTTCTCCTGTTGCCACCCGGTCGCCCGGAATAGAAGGCTGTGTCAAGAACTAAGCTCATCGATGCTTCAGGGTGGAAGTTGGCCTTGAAGCATCTTAAAAACCGAACGATGTCCAGGACATTCAAGAATCCAACGGCACTCTTGATCTCCAGATCAATCTGCGCGATATGGAGACGAAGGCGTCGAATCTCCCACGCGCTTTTGACACCGAAGATATCTGCCAGTCGACCCATAGGGCGAGCAGGAGCTAGTTGAAAGCCTGTCCTTCCCGAATGATAACCGATTGTATCGTCAACGGCGCGGTAGAACTCGATCGTGTCGTTGACAGACCGATAGATGCCCCTTGTCTCCTTCCGAAGAGCCCTACAAGTCCAAGACAAACCCAGAAAAGCCGGCTTTCTGACACCAAATTCAAGCTTCGAGCTTGCAAGCTCGCGTTTGCCGTACGGTGTATACTTGACCTGCTGGGGTCCCACAAAGACTGGAATCCCCTTGGGCTCGTATAGGACATACTTATAGATCATGTTTCGCAGCTCTCCGGACAGCCGGCTGAGGGGTGATTTCTCCATTGCGGCCTTCGATATAGCACGTCCAATTCTGTGTTTATTCTGAGTGCCAGACGCCAAAGTCTGCTCATGTGCCTCGGAAGTCGATCGTCCAGAAATACATGTGGAGCGGCAGGCGCTCTCACACTCTGTGTGACAGTCCATGGTATCGACACTCAATTGGTGGAGAGTTATAGACTATGCCTAGCTGTTGCTTGAAGTGTTGGTATACAGCTGCAACTTCTCATGTTATTTGTGAGAAAGAGCGTCGACCTTGAAGATCTTGCTGACAGTACGCTGAAAATTTTGCTGATCCTCAGACTCGGTAGTCATGGTGCTGACCCACGCTTGTAATACCATGGTCCTGATGTTTTGATATCATTGTCCAGCCTACCAAGACATGGCTGCACTCCTCCGCGATCTCTCAGCTCCCTCATACGTTATACGCGAGGTACGTAAATCGGTGGATGCTTTGCCAGCTCGTCCTCCAGAGCCCATATCAGACTCCTCAGATGCCAACGCGACTCAGCGATAGCCCTCATGTCCGGACAATGCCGTCGGCTCTTGCACGTTTTGTCGATCAATGCATGGAGCTGGCACCACGCAAGGTTGAGGCCGTCCAAGTCAATGTGCAAGCATATCCGCGAGCCTTCGTCCCAATAAAAGCCTCCAGATTCACTTTGTACAGCCACGATCATGGTAACTTATTCGCTGAGACAATACCTCAGTGAACGATACTGTATGACGATTTCCTTGGCTCGTAGACGGTGTCCATGCCCGCCAATTGGTTGCTGTACGGTACAACGGAAGTGCCGGACCCTGCGAGCATTCTCGGGCCCGATGATCGCAGCCCAGTGATGAATTTGCCGTTCAAGCTCGAGTCCACTGAATGTAGAATCGGCTGAGAAGTCGACGACATGATTGACACGGAAATATAAGCCGATAGTCTCGTGACGCATTGCTTTGCAGGTTCGTGGCAGACCGAGATGGCGTGGCTTTCTGTCCTGCCATCCGAGCTTGGAACGGTTCCTTTGCGCACTTATGCCATCTGGCCAGACCTCAGTGGTAGAATAGTGTATAGCCACAACTGGGATGCCCTCAGGTTTGTATAGTACATAATCGTAGATCTTGTTGCGTAGTTCTCCGGGCAGGCGGCTTAGTGGTGAGTGCTCCATAGCGGCATCGATGGTGGACAAGATGGATGGAGACTCTGCTGCTCTGTTGAATGTCGAGATGGAGTTTCCTTTGTGGTATGACACGGCGTTGAAGGCTGATGAGTACCCGGGTAAGAGTGTGGCGTAGGTCCAATATAGCCACGGGTGGTTTGTATGGTCATCGATACGGATTTGCACCGAGAGAGTCTCGGATCCTTGGGGCATACTATGATCCAGGACATGGTACAGCCTTGCTGACGAGCAGAGTCGATTGGGACCTGTGCTGACCTTAGCATGAAATTTTACGGCTTTGATGTTTCTGCCATGTAGTCGTGAAGCGCCATCATCGTGTTTGACCTAACTTTACTATGACGCTCAGCTCTTGATGTTCATTGAGATATGCACGACAAGCCCGACATCTTGCGAGATCAGACTGTTGGAACGATCAACAGAGCATTGGCAAACCTTGACAAGACCTGTGTCGGGAACCGAGACACGTCATTCTCAGCTCAGCATGTCAGCTCACAGCCCTCTTGATGCATATGCGTCGACTCCGGATGACAGGTGGCACGCCGATGGTGGTGTGGCAAGAGGACATGTGGATGTGAAAGGAAGGTTGTGTTGCGTGCAAGGAAAGTGGAAGTCACTCTCGGATCGGATGCGAGCTCCGTGTCGCGGGCGGTGGCCCAGACACGCATCGCGTCTTCAATGTTCCTTTTGTTCGATTCTATATGATACATGTAACACACGAGCATTAAACGAACATCAACAGAAAGTGCAGCAGATCACAACACCCTCAGCCATCATGGACGAACCAATGGAAGACAGCCAACAGGAACCACCGgacatcgccctcgaaaCACCACCCGAAGATGTCTTTATCCCACCTTCCATCAACAAGCCACAAGTCCTCGGCGGCGACAGCTACACACATCACTCTCCGATTCCCCCAACAATAAAAGAAGACATGACAACCGAATGTGTTTTAGGTGTAGACGAAGCAGGGAGAGGCCCAGTCCTCGGTCCAATGGTTTACGCCCTCTACTACCTGCCCCTCGCGATGCACCGCACCCTCCTCGCCGACACCCACAAATTCGATGACTCCAAGGTCCTCACGCCAGCAGTTCGCTCCAATTTGATGGAGAAGATTTCCACGCCTGGGACAGACCTTCATACTCACGGCGGGTGGGCCACACGGATCATGTCAGCGCGGGACATTTCCTCTGCCATGATGCGGCCTCACGGGGTCTATAATCTCAACGAACAAGCAATGGACGCCACCATCAACCTCATCCAGGAAGTCCTCGATTCGGGAGTGAACATAAGGGAAGTCTACATCGACACCATTGGACGTCCGGAAACGTACCAAAAGAAACTCGAGAGAATCTTTCCCGCGCTGTCCATAACAGTCGCGAAGAAAGCGGATAGTCTGTACCCCTGCGTTTCGGCCGCTTCAGTCTGCGCGAAAGTCACTCGCGACGCTGCACTTGACGTTCTCTACACATCTTACGCCACCGAGGATGATTCTGGGGAAGTGGCGTGGGGATCCGGATATCCTAGTGACGCACGGTGCTCGAATTGGTTGAAGGGAAATATGGATCCAGTGTTTGGATGGGGGAACGAGTGCAGATTCAGCTGGGGCACTGCGAAGGAGATGTTAGAGGCGAAGGGAGCGCCTTGTAGGGTCGATTGGCCAGAGCCGGATGATGGTGGTGATAATATGAAGATGACAGGGTTCATGTTGGGGACTGGCGATGAAAAGGTAGATGAGTTGGCGACGTGGTTCGGGAGGAGAGTTACTGAGCAAGGCTTTTGAGGGGGAGGTCCTTTACTCTTGCGGCATTGCATTCGGCTCGCACCACCATCGACGGCGATACATGCCCTTACGACAGCATGATCACAGGTGACACGACAACGGGCGAGCATCGAGCATCGAGCATCGAGACC from Fulvia fulva chromosome 2, complete sequence harbors:
- a CDS encoding Terpene cyclase ascF; amino-acid sequence: MGSNDILPLHVPSHVKPTCYVLLQFGGLLWTLCYALYVRESLKSKSYGMPLFALAQNFAWELVYAVYVAESPLEQSVFTLWLVFDLGMIYGVVKFGKYEWKQSPWIARNVGVVLIVMIGVATLGQWTFAKWWTENEVGRKEGKPYRGRIGPGTNELGVWTAAVAQVYLSAASLCQLVVRQHSGGVNWTFWACRMFGSISEL
- a CDS encoding Ribonuclease H2 subunit A; its protein translation is MDEPMEDSQQEPPDIALETPPEDVFIPPSINKPQVLGGDSYTHHSPIPPTIKEDMTTECVLGVDEAGRGPVLGPMVYALYYLPLAMHRTLLADTHKFDDSKVLTPAVRSNLMEKISTPGTDLHTHGGWATRIMSARDISSAMMRPHGVYNLNEQAMDATINLIQEVLDSGVNIREVYIDTIGRPETYQKKLERIFPALSITVAKKADSLYPCVSAASVCAKVTRDAALDVLYTSYATEDDSGEVAWGSGYPSDARCSNWLKGNMDPVFGWGNECRFSWGTAKEMLEAKGAPCRVDWPEPDDGGDNMKMTGFMLGTGDEKVDELATWFGRRVTEQGF